The following proteins come from a genomic window of Dreissena polymorpha isolate Duluth1 chromosome 1, UMN_Dpol_1.0, whole genome shotgun sequence:
- the LOC127864232 gene encoding uncharacterized protein LOC127864232: MSITHSCRKVMLPISQLGRRFPTLRPTGTLLSYIDFQIHSVRVLEAVSKAQCLRIKGKVMFTDQDNNGQVNVELETLTTRIRCSEMDYSLPEPVLETTSQSTAAAVIFFSVLSLLAASYNITWGVVAFFQTKSYMVRYFKMLFMPVNKDETDLPRSEYFRFLKIWEIFILVADVMNISGSAALVDIENHTFELSTLDSNTVVLGIGVTWFTLLRFFKFHNKFHVCHVIFFVLETLMMY; this comes from the exons ATGTCTATTACTCACTCATGTCGTAAAGTTATGTTGCCGATATCACAGCTTGGGAGACGCTTCCCTACCCTCCGGCCCACGGGGACTTTGCTGT CTTATATTGATTTCCAAATACACTCGGTCCGCGTTCTGGAAGCTGTCAGTAAAGCTCAATGTCTCAGAATTAAGGGAAAG GTTATGTTCACTGATCAAGACAACAACGGACAAGTGAACGTGGAGCTGGAAACGCTGACGACCAGAATACGGTGTTCAGAAATGGACTACTCATTACCAG AGCCAGTCCTTGAAACCACTTCCCAGTCGACCGCCGCCGCTGTCATATTCTTTAGCGTCCTTTCCCTCTTGGCGGCTAGCTATAACATCACCTGGGGAGTTGTGGCTTTCTTT CAAACAAAGTCTTACATGGTCCGCTACTTCAAGATGCTGTTCATGCCAGTCAACAAGGACGAGACCGACTTACCCCGCTCTGAGTATTTCCGTTTTCTAAAGATCTGGGAGATCTTCATTCTGGTGGCCGATGTCATGAATATAAGTGGTTCCGCCGCGTTAGTCGACATTGAG AACCACACCTTTGAGTTATCGACTTTGGACTCTAACACTGTCGTGCTGGGAATCGGTGTGACCTGGTTCACACTCCTCCGGTTCTTCAAATTCCATAACAAGTTCCACGTATGTCATGTGATATTTTTTGTGTTGGAAacgttaatgatgtattaa
- the LOC127859854 gene encoding uncharacterized protein LOC127859854, giving the protein MEANIAGVEIRINDASYPINGTNDNKDNSDDIEYRKPTTRLRRRLKWYFYEAFKFKTGTCYFQLLPLFFFLMHLMKVGLITSQMFNFGNDRANFSNVVNRGHLALRNHFLKGWDASSN; this is encoded by the exons ATGGAAGCCAACATTGCTGGTGTAGAGATTCGCATCAACGATGCAAGTTATCCAATTAACGGCACAAACGATAACAAAG ATAACTCTGACGACATAGAATACCGGAAACCGACCACGCGTCTGCGCAGACGACTGAAGTGGTACTTCTATGAGGCATTCAAGTTCAAGACCGGCACGTGTTACTTTCAATTGCTTCCTCTGTTCTTTTTCCTTATGCACTTGATGAAGGTCGGGCTGATAACATCGCAG ATGTTCAATTTCGGGAACGACCGTGCCAACTTTTCCAACGTGGTCAACCGCGGACATCTGGCTCTGCGGAACCATTTTCTCAAAGGATGGGACGCAAGTTCGAACTAA
- the LOC127864226 gene encoding glutathione S-transferase 1-like codes for MASYKLHYFDVRGRAELSRYLFLAAGRDFEDNRIPRDEWPNVKPSRYHEPLAKIYLIRHFYTKMMIIRMMMTMMMKMIMIMMMMMVVIMMKMQLLIIMVVMVMMMILMMITRMCDQTLELINDLIQEVVKYFFEKDEERKKEVGKHLAEVVYPKFLGYFEKQLDNNGGKYLVGSGLTVADLAVYAVLDTAMQNSETFLEKHEKLRAHRDMVGAIPKIQEYVSNRKKTDI; via the exons ATGGCGAGCTACAAACTTCACTACTTTGACGTCCGGGGCCGCGCGGAGCTGAGTCGATACCTCTTTCTGGCGGCAGGAAGGGACTTCGAGGACAACCGGATACCGCGAGATGAGTGGCCAAATGTCAAACCAAGTAGGTATCATGAACCGCtcgcaaaaatatatttaataagacaTTTT TATACTAAGATGATGATAATaaggatgatgatgacgatgatgatgaagatgataatgataatgatgatgatgatggtggtgatcaTGATGAAAATGCAGCTGCTGATTataatggtggtgatggtgatgatgatgatattaatgATGATAACGAGAATGTGTGACCAGACCCTGGAACTCATTAACGACCTCATTCAGGAAGTCGTCAAATACTTCTTTGAAAAGGACGAGGAGAGAAAG aaagAGGTGGGGAAACATTTAGCTGAAGTAGTATATCCCAAATTCTTGGGATACTTCGAAAAACAACTTGATAATAACGGCGGCAAATATTTAGTAGGAAGCGGG TTAACCGTAGCAGATTTGGCAGTCTATGCTGTTTTAGACACAGCTATGCAAAATTCGGAAACCTTCTTGGAGAAGCACGAGAAATTGAGGGCTCATCGAGACATGGTAGGCGCCATTCCGAAGATACAGGAATATGTCAGCAATAGAAAAAAGACTGACATCTAG